Sequence from the Corvus moneduloides isolate bCorMon1 chromosome 18, bCorMon1.pri, whole genome shotgun sequence genome:
CATCGCCATGTCCCTGTAtcccagctgggctctgggggCCTGCTCCATCCCACACAGACATTCCAGATAAAGGAATTAGAAGCACGTGTCCTTGATTAATTCAAACCCACAGTGCCCTGGCCTGCCAGCCCCCTGCATGGGATCACTGGGCAGTACAGTGCCAGCGGCCTCGTGTGGGTATTTTGGAGTTCCCACACCCacatctccctgtgccccatccctggtccctgtgctggggatgggAATCCCCCACTCCCATCCTGACCCCTCACATCCCACTCCCTCCTGGCTTTTACCCCGCTGGCTTTTGCAGAGGAGGGGTCTGGGTGCATGTGAACACACGTGCAGTGCCTGATCAGTCACAGCTGTCCCTCCTCACCCAGGTCTGCCGGCCGACACCCTGCAGGGCCACCGGGACCGCTTCCACGAGCAGTTCCGCAGGTAACCGGGTCCCAGCTGGGGAAGTGGGgtcccctccctcctgccaagCCCCATCTCATTTcccctttgtttttctgtcctCTCCAGCCTCAAAAACTTCTTTAAGAAGGCGTCCGACATGCTGTATTTCAAGCGGCTCATCCAGATCCCTCGGCTGCCGGAGGTATGGCAGGATTTGGTGtggtgctctgcagagcttgTGGGTGCCCCCATGGATAGGTTTGGGGTCTGGGGACACTGCAGAGGGACCCTCTGGCcctgtcagcagcacaggggtggctccctcccttcccttggcGCTCTGCCTGCTGCGGTTCCTGAACGCCCTGCAAGGCTGCAACAGCTTCTTGTCCCCACAGAGCCCCCCAAACTTCCTGCGGGCGTCCGCGCTGGCCGAGCACGTGAAGCCGGTGGTCGTCATCCCCGAGGAAGCCCCCGAGGATGAGGAGCCAGAGAACCTCATTGAGATCAGCACAACTTCCACCACGGAGCCGCAGGTGGGGGCCCGGGGCTGGGATGGGGTCAGGCTCCTGTGTCCTGGCTCAGCTCAGCACCCTCTGTCCTCCCCAGATCACCTCGGACCTGTTTGAGCAAACCTTCGGGCCACCCAACGGCGTTTGGGATGACAGGTATGGGGGGGCCAGCAGGGGCGAGGGGCCGCTGCCATGTGGGATCAACCTGCCTTTGTCCACAGGGATGCACAGATCGAGAGCCTGAAGAAGGAGGTGGACACGCTCCGTGCAGAGATGGAGAAGATTAAACTGGAGGTAAAggctggctggggagcagctgaggtgggaGAATGGGGGTGGGTTTTGGTGCCGTGGTGTGGAAATCCTGAGGGGATGCAGCAGGAGTGGGGCCCTGACatccagtgctgtgttttgggacCTCTCCCAGTGCCACGATGTGACTCCTGATGGGGTGGAGGCATGTGAGACCTGTCCCTTGCTGTCCTGACCTTATCAACAGGGACAGGTTGACTGCAGGGGTAAAGGGGAGAGCTTTCCTGTGCATCCCACAGCTGCTTTGCCCAAATTGCAGTGGGGCACCTGGACAGGGTTGTTGGGGAGGGTAGGGCTGTGCTCCAGTGCCCGGTGACCCCGCAGGCGCAGCGCTACATCACCCAGCTCAAGGCACAGGTGAACAGCCTGGAGGGAGAAGTGGAGGAGCAGCgcaagcagaagcagaaggcGCTGGTGGACAACGAGCAGCTGCGGGATgagctggagaggctgcagagggtGAAGCAGGACAGTGACAGGTCGCAGCGACTCTGCGCCGAGGCTGAGAGTAGGTGCCCTGCGGAGCCCTGCGGAGCCCGGGGGATGTGGCCGCCCTCGCTGCGGCCACTGAGGGTCTCTCACCCCTGCAGAGAAAGCCAACGCCACCGAGATCCGCTACACGAAGCTGAAGGAGAAGCACAGCGAGCTCATCAACACCCACGCTGAGCTCCTGAGGAAGGTAAcgctgctgcctgtgcaggcGGGCACTGACACTGAGGGCAGCGTCCCCGGATTAAATCCCTCCCTTTTGGGGTTGGGGTAtccaaggcagagctgagcaccttttccctcttccatcATAGTCCCTTTGGGTGgttttgttgctggtttttggtctgttttgctgttgtttggtCTGTTTCTGCTGGTTTCTGTGGCAGTGTAGCCAGTGGGACATCGCTTGTACCAGCAGTCATGGGATGCTTGGCTCTAATCCTGGAAAGGGGCTCTCAAGGGGTACACTGGTGATGGGGATCCTGTGTCTCAGTTGTGCCACTcacctgttttgttttttgctttgggtGTTTTGGTCTTGTTTTTGTCCCTTTGTCCCTCTGCAACCACGGGTATGGCTCGTGCCTGCCCAGTTCCCCTGTGTTGGTTCCATCGCCCTCTGAGCACCGGGCAGGGGGCACCCCTTGAATCCTTGTCCACTGGCAGCCTACCCTTTGGGTGGTGTGAGAAAAGCATCTTGGAATTATCTCCTGAGCCAGAATTTGGTTGGAATGAGTGTGGGGACGGTGAGGGTCCCCCTTGGAATGCCTGGTGAGCCCTGTGTCCCACCACAGAATGCTGACACCGCCAAGCAGCTGACGGTCAcgcagcagagccaggaggaggTGGCACGTGTCAAGGAGCAGCTGGCATTTCAGGTGGAGCAGGTCAAGCGAGAGGCCGAGATGAAGGTGAGCTCCAGATCCTTCGCTGCCAGCACTgagccctccccagcctgggaaAAGCAGTGGCTGGGCACAATTTGGGTGCAAGGGGAAGGGGTTGTTGTTGATGTCAGGCCCTAATCCAAGGAAGAGTTGCCCTGGCTCCTCAGGAAGGTGTTAATATATTCTTCACTTCCTCTTGCCCAAAtctgccttttcttcccccaagaAAATGCCACAATGCAAATCGGTGGGTTTGAGCGCTTTCATTCTCCGGGGCTCAAGCTGGGGGCTGCTCCAAAATTCCTGGTGTGGGAAAAGGAGCCCTTCCAGGAGACGCCCCCTGCCCAAGACCCCAGAACCCTCTCCCTGCAAAATATGGCTGGGTTCATTCCCTCCATCCTGCTGTGTGCCAGTGCTAAGCGGGGCCAGGGCATggcaggggctgagccctgggcaCGGGGTGTGGTTGCAGCTGGAGGACCAGAGCGTGCAGATGGAGCAGCTGCGGCAGGAGCTGGACGCCCGccgggaggagctggagcaggcgCAGCGCTCGCTCAGCCACGCCAAGCAGGTACGGGGTGGGAGGGGCAGCACGAGCTCAGGCCCCCATCAAACCCTGTCACAGGGTGATGGACCTGCCACCACTGCTGAGCCAGAGGTTCAACAGCAGCCCGAGGAGCTGTCGCAGGGCTGAGCATGGGCCCAGCCCATCAGCGTCACGAGCTGGGCATGTCCGGCGCTCCCCCCGCGTGTCTGTTGGGctcacagcagtgacaggggTGTGACAGGGTGTCCTGGCCCCACGGCAGGCAGGTGTGGAGCTCAGCGCCCAGGTGGATGCTCTGCACGCAGAGAAGGAGGTGCTGAGGCGGTCGGTGAGCGAGAAGGAGTGTGAGCTGCTGTCCACGCGTGGCCTCGTcgaggagaaggagctgcagctgagccaggaGGCAGACAAGGCCACGAGGGAGATCCGAGAGCTCCAGGGCAGGCTCCTGGAGAaggtacagtgctgtgtgaAGATGTGTGAGGTGTTTGGGGGATGCTGGCCGATGTAGCCAATGGGATATCAGTGCACCAGCAGTCATGGGGTGGTTGGGTCTAACCCTGGAAAGGGGCTCTCGAGAGATATGCTGCTGTTGGGGATCCTGTGTTGTAGTCGTGCCACTCACCTGTTGCTCCTGCCTCACAGAGCaaccaggagcagagcctgcagcagaagctgctggaggagcagttTGGAGTCCTGCAGCAGACGGTGCGGGAAGCCCAGGGCATCCTCCGTGATGCCATGGCCAAGCTGGATGACCCCCTGCACCTCCGCTGCACCAGCTCCCCAGGTATGTCCTGCTCATTCAGGGGGCTGAAACACGCTGTGCCTTCTCCCTCCTGGACAGATAACGTTGCATCTCAGCTCTCCCATGGCATTTTTTCCATCATAGCCGAGGCAGTTGGGGTCGGACTTCCCAGGATGAATTTTTAGCTCTCATCTCCAGCACTACTTTGCTCAGATTTTAGCGCCATTCCCCAGCCAGGGATACACTTCCACTCAGTGGTGCCTCATGGTGCAGACACCCACCAGCATGGCCGTGCTGATGAGACGCAACGCAATTCCTTGCAGATTACCTGCTGAGCCGGGCGCAGGCGGCACTGGAGTCCACGGATGCCCTGGAGAAGGGGCACGCGCAGTACGTGGCCTCCATGGCAGGTACCTGGGGCTGGGGACCGGCGGCATTGCTCCCAGCTTGCTCGTGTTTCCGTGCATCCAGCAGCCCCCGGCGGCTCCGGGGCCATCGGCAAGCGGCAATGCCCTGGTGGCAGAGGGACACAGACGGGGCTGGGGGCTTCCCGTGGGCTCGTTCAAGCTGGAGGGGTCAATCCCAACATCTCTGAGTCTTGTACTGATCCTTGAGTGCCTTTGAGGACGGGCTACAGCCCCCAGGACCTGGCAGGGGgtgccctgggctggcagctcctgacCCTGTGCTGTCTGTGGCAgatgctgcagggctggtgggggCTCTGGCCCTCTTCGCACACCTGACGGCCGACACCATCGTCAACGGCAGCGCCACGTCCCACCTGGCCCCCACGGACCACGCTGACCGTGAGTGCAGGGATGCAGCGTGTGTTGAGGGGGATTTTTCCTCATGGAGCTTTTCTTTAGGGAGGCCATGCCAAAGCCCTCTCTGCCAGGAGCAGATTTTACCGAGGGCAGCACATTCCCCATGCTCCCCTTCCTGACATTCCCTGCCCTCTAGTGCCCCTCCCTGGGCCAGGAACATCACATTGCTCCTGGAAACTCGCTTGTAATCTAGAAGAAATTTTCTGGATGCTGTGgatgaggggaggaggaagatgagggtggcagggctgggatgaagGGACTCCTTGCCCAGCCAGGGGCTGGCACCAAGCCATGCTCTCCGCAGGGCTTACGGAGACGTGTCGGGACTGTGGCCAGCGGAGCCTGGAGTACCTGGACGAGCTGAAGGACAGGCAGAGGCTGAGCCATGCCGAGCTGGGGGACGTGCGGCGGGCGCTGCGAGGGGTCCTGCAGCTGGCCCAGGTAGGAGatggagcccagcacagccaccttcCCACTCGTGGCTGGCAGGGTGGGTCACAGGGAACACTTTGGAATGGTTTGTCCCCCATACCCACAAATTCCGGTGCTTTCCTTGAGCCATCTCAGCTTCTGAGCACCGAGACCCATCCTGGTGGTGCACAGAGCTGGTTGCCCTCAGATCAGCTGAAGTCTTTCAGCCCAGTAACCCCTGTGGAATGAAACTTCCCAGCTGTCGGTATTTTAGCTCGTGAAGCCCCTATTAGTGTTTTCCTTTGCACCACTCCTCAGTTCAGCTCTCCAGAGCCCTCTGGAGCAGAAGCTGCTCCTGTGATGGAGTTTTGTCACCTTGATTTGGGGCATTTCTTACCTCTGAGGTCCCTGTGCCATGTTTGCTTCAAGTTGGTGCCTTCACCTTTGTAGGCTGcagaatgctgctgctgcaactTTAATTattgcgggggggggggggtgtcagGAAAGCAATTGGATACCTTGGTTTGTAGTTATTCCTTATGAATATTCccttctgtccctctgcctAAAACCTCTTGGTGCCTGCTGCCAcccctggcaggagctgagaCCCAAGAGCTTGGACATcaagcaggaggagctgggggacaTGGTTGAGAAGGAGATGGCCTCCACCTCGGAGGCAATTGAGGATGCTGTCAGGAGGATAGAGGTgagacagagctgcaggatgggTCATTCTGGGGCCTTGGGGCAGCAGAGTGTCCATCACTCCTCCACCCTTCTCGCCCCAACGTGGCATCCAACCCCTTCCCCTTGTGTTTCCCAACAGGAGATGATGAGCCAGGCCAGGAACGAGAGCTCTGGGGTTAAGCTGGAAGTGAACGAGCGGTGAGTTTTGGGGAGGGGTGTGTGGCAGGTCTGTGCCCCATGCCCTGCTGGAGTGTGCTCTGCTCCAAAACAGGCTGTTTGGTCTTGAAAAAAGACCCATTTTCTGAGGCCAAAGCTTCCCTGAATGCTGAACACTTTTCTCTTGCTTCCCTCCAGGATTCTGAACTCCTGCACGGATCTAATGAAggtcagtgctgcagaaacCCACCTGGGGTGCACAAAACTGTAACTTCCAACCATCAGCAGCATCAATCCTCCTCTATAAGACCCCCATCAAACCCTAAAAcctgttttccttcattccaGGCTATTAGACTTCTTGTAACAACATCTACAAACCTCCAGAAGGAGATAGTAGAAAGTGGCCGGGTAAGTCCTGCCTTGCACtcatctttcttgtgctgacATCAAATACAGGAGAATTTCCCCTAAATTGCAGAAACACTCTGGATTTCATGGTTTCCCATGTTAGCAGTGCTCTGGCAGTACCAGCTGCTGGACATgggctgctcagccctgtgctctctGCACAAATCACTGTCACCCTTGCAAAGCCTTGTCCATCTAAAGATGATGGCCCAAACTTGAGTGTTTTAAACCAAACCCAGCCCAAATTTGCAGGCTTGGGGCTCCAGTGTTGGTTTTCTTGATAATTATTTAAGCAGGTCAGTAAGAACAGCATGAAGAGCACAGGAATGCTGTCGCTCCCTTGATTTATGACTTTCTATATGAATTTATATATTGTTGCACTTCCTAGGGATATTTTACATGGATTTATATGTTGTTGGATATTAGGCACAAGTTAATCCAGGCCATAATATTCTCGTAACAACAGGGGGCAGCAACAACTCAGGAGTTTTACGCCAAGAACTCGCGCTGGACCGAAGGGCTGATCTCTGCCTCCAAGGCCGTGGGCTGGGGAGCCACACAGCTCGTGTAGGTACCCCCAGAGTGGGAGCTTCCCCGGGGACACAGCACACCCAGGGCTGGCTCACGCTTCCCTGTCACCCAGTCATCCAAAGTGTCCCACTGCTGAGGCATCACAGAGCATCATTGCTAATTCCTTACGGAGATCTTTGCTGACTTTTTATGGACCCTCAGTTTGGGTCATTGCTAATTCCTCACGGAGCATCACAGCCCAGGTTGAACCACAGGGTCACCCAGCTAGGGATGGCAGTTCCTCCCTGTCTGCAAAATGGGAAATCAAATCCCCcctgtcctggctcctgctcAGATGGTTGTGGATGGGGTGGTTGGCATCGGGGCAGGGCGTTCCCTGTGCCAATGCAGGAAATATGGGGGGATCTTTtgagaaaagctttaaaaagctcATCCATTATGGAAACAAAATCCTGTCTCTGTCCAAATCACCCGGATCATGGCTTTGAATAATTGCTTTGTATGTGAGCTTTAATAACAGTTGGACTCAAAgatcttagagatcttttccaactttaatgattccatgattctgtaattgCAAAGCTGCTGGATCCAGCTGCTGATTTCTGAGGGTATTAGCAGGAGATGAATAATTTGCACTTGCTCTGTCGTGCACAGTCTCTGACACAATCTCCCCTCCGACCCCCAACGCAGGGAGTCTGCGGACAGGGTTGTCCTGCACACAGGGAAATACGAGGAACTGATCGTCTGCTCCCATGAAAtcgctgccagcacagcccagctggtgGCTGCCTCCAAGGTGGGTGTCCAGCAGGATCCTCTGGATGTCTCCTCATTCTGTCCCACAGTGTTCCCATCCTGTCTGCCAGTCCTGCAgccttcccagagcagggagaagggaaccTCTTGCAGTTTTCCAGTCAGTCTAGGCTTTTAATCCATGTGTTCATATTCCCTCACCTGAGGCTTGCCTTGGAAATGAAGATGTGTAAATCCTCCTGTCAAGCTGGTTatgtaaagaaaatgttaataCCTAACAAGAAATccaaaaaagcagctgcagaattgAGGATGGTGGACTTTGGTCCTTGCTGCCTTTCCTGTTGGTGTGGGTGGAAGTGAGGGGTGGAGGTTTCAGTGAGCACACAGGGATGCAggtgcagggggatggggaTCCATACGGATTTTTACAGCAGATGGTTTTGAAATTAAGAGGATGGTTAAAAAAACAGAGCTGTGTCTTCACTGAGTGCTTGGCtcaggtgggagcagagctggtttTGTGCCCTAGGGCTGAAGGGCTTTGTAGGGATCACCTTGTCTGGCCGTGATGGGATCACTGAGGATAAACCTTcccatctgtccatccatccattcttTCCACGCCCAGGTTTTCGTGCCCAAAAGCTCTTTGCGTCTGCCTGGGGCTCCCGGGAGCTCCATGGGGGGTTTATGGTGGGCACCCACAGCCGTCCCTGTGCTCGTTGCAGGTGAAGGCcgagaagagcagcaggaacctGGCCAAGCTCCAGGAGTGCTCACGCAACGTCAATGAGATGGCAGCAAATGTGGTGGCTTCCACAAAGTCAGGCCAAGAGCAGATAGAGGAGAAAGGTGAGGTTTTTGCAAGGAAAAGGTAGAAAAACCCACTCCAAATCCCTTTCCAGCCTGGGGAACACCCCGAGGTGTCCATCCAGCTCTGTTCTGGCATGTGAGTGTCCTCTGTGAGGGGTGCACTCAGTAGAGACCCTGCTTTCCTTCTCAGACACCATGGACTTCTCAGGCATGTCCCTGATCAagctgaagaaggaagagatggaaacACAGGTATGGCCACGAGGTGGATTCGGTGCGGCTGCGAACAGACCCAGACCCGCACTGGGGgtccctctgcccccagcacaggTCCCAGGATGGTTTTTGGGTGCAGGTgaaggtgctggagctggagaagcgGCTGGAGGGCGAGCGGGTGCGGCTGGGCGAGCTGAGGAAGCAGCACTACGTCCTGGCCGGGGGCTGCGAGGACGCGCCGGAGGACGGGGAGGCCAAGCCGGCGCCGGCACCGCGACGAGGCATCCTCAAGAAACCCCCCATTGCCCAGAAACCCGGCCTAGCAGAGGTGGGGCCCGGGTGGGGGGGTGCAAACAGAGCAGGGGGGATGTTCTGGGCACGAGTTCTGATATTTGGCTTTGTCCCCCTCTCGTTGCAGCCCTAGCGAGGCCCCGGCCCCGGGAAGGGCTGGCGGAGGCCCCACACATCACGTTGCCTTTGCGCTGCTGTGCCTTCAAGCGCGGGGTCTCCTCACTGCCCGGCCTGGAAAAAAAGTCCCAAACTGGatattttttaaggaatatattttattttttgttttccttttttctgaacTGTAGAGCAGCAGGGCTCCTGTGCTCCCCGGGCAGCGCTGAGtgctctcctcctctttcttctcttcctcctccttcttctcttcctcctcctttttcctcctcctcctcgcctGCCAACCGGCTCTCCCGGTTTAATTTAATTTGGGGTTCGTTTgggttattattttttttaaggactttATCAGCACTAGAAGTTTTCAGTAAATGTAGCTCTACTGTACTGCTCAAACCCTTTTCAAGAACTGTGAACTGGTTTTACAGTAGGAAACTGGTGGGCTTTTCTTGcaaccatttttttaaattcccctTTTTCCAGCCTGAGGAATATTTGACTTCATTTTGGCGTGGGATCAGCCCTCAGCAGGAAGGGAAACGTTCACCTTCCCCAGCACGTGGAGCAGGGCTTTTGTAAGGGAAAAGCAGTTACTGACACACACTGGCAATAAGGATACAAacgtttttatttttttttttccttttctattttttattactaCAGCAATGTCAAGGGATCAGTTGcattacattttatatttaagatAATTAGCAGAATTAAATCTAACCGTGGCCTAAGGGAGCCGGGGGCTAGAGAAGTCTTCAGCAATAAGGAATTGCTGATGTGGAGAGATGTGGGGGGCAGAATCAAAATCCTGTCAGCTGTGTCTTCCCTTGGAGCAACTACCAGGATGTAGATTATTAAAGgagcaatatttaaaatatatttgtgttgCTTTGTTGTTCAGGAGGGGGTTGatggcagggccagggccatGACAGGGGGTCTGTTGGTTGCAGCAAAGTGACCctgagctgtggggcagagggaggcagTAAATTAGCTAACTGTGCataaatatatctatatacacATAAATCTATATAGAGAGAGTCCTCTCTATGTATGTGTAGCCTTATGTATCTATGGCTTGCTTGtgcctatatatatatatatatgcatttttgcatattttatataCCTATACTGTTATGCACTATATTTATAcacaatataaataaaaattaataattatatatataattatattattatagATGTAGGTTATATAGGTAATATATAATAGTACAGATTATGTACATGttgcatatatttttatatatctatTATATGTAATAAATTATAGATAGATAATTAATAGGCAGCTGTATATGATACCTAATATCATAAGACTGAAGCAGAGTTCAGCATGACAGGGTGACCACAGGTGCCTTGTGTTTAAGTGGAGATTTGTGAGGGTCCTTTTCATGTTCAATTAACATTTTCATCCCATCCCTTGTTACCCTCAGACCCAGTTACAATCAAACTTCATAAAAGCCACAGTAAAACCCAGGGCTTTCTGCCTCTGTGACTGACAAGAGGCTATAAAGCAGTTAACTAGAATTACTAGTGGCTGTATCTCAGGTAAACACTTTTATAaggtatttcattatttattttagttatgTAGCAGTCTCGTGGTGGCCGAAGCTTTCATCACAAAACTGACTTTACAGGTTTATGGGCAGTTACACAAGTGCCAGTGCTTGTTTCCCAGCTCGTATGGCCAAAGTGCATTCCCCAGTGAAGGGCTCAGGTGTTATCCTGGTGCTGCCGGGCGAGGCGAGCAGCTGCTCTGATCCTGCAGGTTCTGCTGAGATCAGCGTGGAGGTTTattccctgctcagcctttccatgagccctgggagagggtTACACAGCCGTGTCCCTCGGGTGACTGCTGTCACATCAAGTGACAAtgacacagcagtgacaggggccagctccctgctgagTTTCGTTTCTTTCAGAGCCCTTTTCTCTTAAGGAAGTGCTTTCTAGAGTAGCTCAAGGTCTATTTATAGATGGTGATAAAGATATATTTGCTGGGAGACTGATGTCATCCAACCACTCACACCATCACATTTCATCACGGAAATACTGATTAATTGAGAAT
This genomic interval carries:
- the HIP1R gene encoding huntingtin-interacting protein 1-related protein, which gives rise to MNSIKSVPARVLSRRGGHSLEAEREQFDKSQAISISKAINTQEAPVKEKHARRIILGTHHEKGAFTFWSYAIGLPLPSSAILSWKFCHVLHKVLRDGHPNVLQDCQRYRSNIRETGDLWGHLHDRYGQLVNIYTRLLLTKISFHVKHPEFPPGLEVSDEVLEKTAGTDVNNIFQLTVELFDYLDCELKLSESVFRQLNTSMAVSQMSAVQCRLAPLIQVIQDCSHLYHYAVKLMFKLHSCLPADTLQGHRDRFHEQFRSLKNFFKKASDMLYFKRLIQIPRLPESPPNFLRASALAEHVKPVVVIPEEAPEDEEPENLIEISTTSTTEPQITSDLFEQTFGPPNGVWDDRDAQIESLKKEVDTLRAEMEKIKLEAQRYITQLKAQVNSLEGEVEEQRKQKQKALVDNEQLRDELERLQRVKQDSDRSQRLCAEAEKKANATEIRYTKLKEKHSELINTHAELLRKNADTAKQLTVTQQSQEEVARVKEQLAFQVEQVKREAEMKLEDQSVQMEQLRQELDARREELEQAQRSLSHAKQAGVELSAQVDALHAEKEVLRRSVSEKECELLSTRGLVEEKELQLSQEADKATREIRELQGRLLEKSNQEQSLQQKLLEEQFGVLQQTVREAQGILRDAMAKLDDPLHLRCTSSPDYLLSRAQAALESTDALEKGHAQYVASMADAAGLVGALALFAHLTADTIVNGSATSHLAPTDHADRLTETCRDCGQRSLEYLDELKDRQRLSHAELGDVRRALRGVLQLAQELRPKSLDIKQEELGDMVEKEMASTSEAIEDAVRRIEEMMSQARNESSGVKLEVNERILNSCTDLMKAIRLLVTTSTNLQKEIVESGRGAATTQEFYAKNSRWTEGLISASKAVGWGATQLVESADRVVLHTGKYEELIVCSHEIAASTAQLVAASKVKAEKSSRNLAKLQECSRNVNEMAANVVASTKSGQEQIEEKDTMDFSGMSLIKLKKEEMETQVKVLELEKRLEGERVRLGELRKQHYVLAGGCEDAPEDGEAKPAPAPRRGILKKPPIAQKPGLAEP